The genomic region GGCGCGGGGTCTGACGCTGTACGAGCCCTATCCCAGCCCGGCCGCCGACGTCGTCGCCCTGGAGTACGAGATCCCGGCGGAGCTCGAACTCGTCACGCTGACCATCTACGAGCTCTCGGGGCGCCGTCTCTCTACCCAGACCCTGGAGTCGAACCCCGGTCGGCATACGCTGCTCCTCGACGTCGGGGACTATCCCCGGGGGGTTTACCTCGCCCGGCTCGCCGGCGAGGAGGCGAGCCGGACGCTGCGCTTCGTCATCAACCGTTAACCCCGAGACGACGGGAAGCCGATTTCCGGGAACGCCTGCTGGATAACGGACCCACCGGGCCGTTACCAACTAATCGTGACCGGCGGAGCTTGCAAAGCCCCGCCGGTTGCTCGTTAACGGCGAACCCCACCCTAGCGCCGTCCGGCGGGTCTCCGGGACTGGTAGGTCGGCCCGTTGGGTCGTCATTCGTTAATGAATGCACAATCCGGGGAAATACTCCCCGATTTCCCTGGACTAGCCGACCCGGCTGGGTTACAATCCCCGGTGGATGACAGCCGGAGAACCCGACCCATGAGACGCACCCCCGCCGATCTGGAGCGTATCCGCGAGACCGCGGTCAAGCTGGCCGTCGATTTCTGCTCCCTCTCGCGGCGCATCCTGCGCTACGCCAACCGCGGCACCCCGCGCGCCGATTTTCTGCGCGAGGTCTCGCGGATGATCCTCGAGTTCTCCACCGCCGACGCCCTCGAGCTGCGGATGACCGACGGCGA from Candidatus Coatesbacteria bacterium harbors:
- a CDS encoding T9SS type A sorting domain-containing protein → LRGAEDPVPVSGDLCGRRGSWLDREVESGGVYVYRLEVTGDYGLTELYGPTEPVVMPGTARGLTLYEPYPSPAADVVALEYEIPAELELVTLTIYELSGRRLSTQTLESNPGRHTLLLDVGDYPRGVYLARLAGEEASRTLRFVINR